The following proteins are encoded in a genomic region of Candidatus Binataceae bacterium:
- a CDS encoding FAD-binding oxidoreductase: MTDANFEHLRHEMIWNLLAPDRRPRLIVQAANENDVAQAIKFARANRMKVAVRGGGHSWVGFSFRDDSLLIDLGRLSGVSIDRENRLARVQPAVRGCDLDRMLAAQGLAFPVGHCGTVPMSGYLLNGGIGWNYNDWGVACFSIEGAKVVTAAGDTVVAGEGENSDLLWAIRGGGPGFFGVVTEYTLRVYRAPQAVTTSSYFYPLERIEDVGPWAAEVARRMPRHVELTILIAAAPPAIADRCKSTNGFVCAALGTAFVDSASEAAAALGPLESCPALSDCLLKELNTPTPIDGLHELGAGLWPERHRYLADTLWTNSPPASVLAAAREHFVRAPSTKSVAVLSFRSGGTHAPLPDAAYSMTADALLLCYAVWERSEDDAANAAWHRAAIAELDRYAVGHYVGESDIVASPIRAERAYAKANWERMQALRRKYDPEGLFHGHFTAPA; this comes from the coding sequence GTGACCGACGCTAATTTCGAGCACCTGCGGCACGAGATGATCTGGAATCTGCTCGCGCCCGACCGCCGTCCGCGTCTCATCGTGCAGGCGGCCAACGAGAACGACGTCGCCCAGGCGATAAAGTTTGCCCGCGCCAACCGGATGAAGGTCGCGGTGCGCGGCGGCGGCCACAGCTGGGTCGGGTTTTCGTTCCGCGACGATAGCCTGCTGATCGATCTCGGCCGCCTGAGCGGCGTCTCAATCGACCGCGAAAATCGCCTGGCGCGGGTTCAGCCGGCCGTGCGCGGCTGCGACCTCGATCGTATGCTGGCCGCGCAGGGATTGGCGTTTCCCGTCGGCCACTGCGGGACCGTTCCAATGAGCGGGTACCTGCTGAACGGCGGTATCGGCTGGAACTACAACGATTGGGGCGTGGCCTGCTTCAGCATCGAAGGGGCGAAGGTGGTGACGGCCGCCGGCGATACGGTAGTCGCCGGCGAAGGGGAAAATTCCGACCTGCTATGGGCGATTCGCGGAGGCGGGCCCGGGTTCTTCGGCGTGGTAACCGAATACACGTTGCGCGTTTATCGCGCACCACAGGCGGTCACGACCAGCAGCTATTTCTACCCGCTCGAACGGATCGAAGACGTCGGACCCTGGGCGGCCGAGGTCGCGCGCAGGATGCCGCGGCACGTCGAACTCACGATTCTGATTGCAGCGGCGCCGCCGGCTATCGCCGATCGATGCAAATCCACCAACGGCTTCGTCTGCGCGGCTCTCGGCACCGCATTCGTCGATAGTGCAAGCGAGGCTGCCGCCGCGCTCGGTCCCCTGGAGAGCTGTCCGGCCTTATCGGATTGCCTGCTGAAAGAACTGAACACGCCGACGCCGATCGACGGGCTGCACGAGCTGGGCGCCGGGCTCTGGCCTGAAAGGCATCGCTACCTGGCGGACACGCTATGGACCAATTCGCCGCCGGCGAGCGTGCTCGCGGCCGCGCGCGAGCATTTCGTGCGCGCGCCGTCGACGAAATCAGTCGCGGTCCTCAGCTTCAGGAGCGGCGGCACTCACGCACCGCTCCCCGACGCTGCGTATTCGATGACGGCCGATGCGCTCTTGCTCTGCTACGCGGTCTGGGAGCGGTCCGAAGATGACGCGGCCAACGCCGCCTGGCACCGCGCGGCGATCGCGGAACTCGATCGGTATGCGGTGGGGCATTACGTCGGCGAATCCGACATCGTCGCGAGCCCCATCCGCGCCGAACGGGCGTACGCAAAAGCGAACTGGGAGCGCATGCAGGCGCTCCGGCGAAAGTACGACCCCGAAGGGCTCT
- a CDS encoding ATP-binding cassette domain-containing protein → MESQSAAIQARELTKRFGEFTAVDHVTFEVRRGELFGLLGPNGAGKTTLSRMLTTLLVPTSGEAFVAGFDIARDPGRVREAIGVIPQALTSDLDLTGWENVDIYGGFYNLGRRARRERAQHLLHMVGLTERANDLVQTYSGGMRRRLEIARGLIHSPEVLFLDEPTIGLDPQSRRAVWELLEQLRTETGLTISLTTHYMDEAETLCDRIAIVDGGKIIAIGTPVELKAKVKGSDRIELEVTGDAEKVVTMLRGQPGVLDVARDPDGPIVVSADDGAHVMPRIIAEIENSGASVSSIKLERMSLEDVFIRFTGRRLRDEPARKGGFFSSSFGMPMPPGR, encoded by the coding sequence ATGGAATCGCAGTCAGCAGCAATACAGGCGCGCGAACTAACTAAACGCTTCGGCGAGTTCACCGCCGTCGATCACGTCACCTTCGAGGTCCGGCGCGGCGAACTCTTCGGCCTGCTCGGGCCCAACGGCGCGGGCAAAACCACGCTCAGCCGGATGCTGACGACGCTGCTGGTGCCGACCTCGGGCGAGGCGTTCGTCGCCGGCTTCGACATCGCCCGCGATCCGGGGCGCGTGCGCGAGGCAATCGGCGTGATTCCGCAAGCGCTGACCTCCGACCTCGACCTCACCGGATGGGAGAACGTCGATATCTACGGCGGCTTCTATAATCTCGGCCGGCGCGCGCGCCGCGAACGCGCGCAGCACCTGTTGCACATGGTCGGGTTGACCGAGCGCGCCAACGATCTGGTGCAAACCTACTCGGGCGGGATGCGGCGGCGGCTGGAGATCGCGCGCGGGCTCATCCACTCGCCCGAAGTGCTGTTCCTCGACGAACCGACGATCGGGCTTGACCCGCAAAGCCGGCGCGCGGTGTGGGAATTGCTCGAACAGTTGCGGACCGAAACCGGGCTCACCATCTCGCTGACCACGCATTACATGGACGAGGCCGAAACACTGTGCGACCGAATCGCGATCGTGGACGGGGGAAAAATCATCGCGATCGGAACGCCCGTCGAGCTCAAGGCGAAGGTCAAGGGCTCGGACCGCATCGAACTCGAAGTAACTGGCGATGCCGAAAAGGTCGTCACGATGCTGCGCGGACAGCCGGGCGTCCTGGACGTCGCGCGCGATCCCGACGGTCCGATTGTCGTCTCCGCCGACGACGGCGCGCACGTGATGCCGAGGATCATCGCCGAAATCGAAAACTCGGGCGCCAGCGTCTCTTCGATCAAACTGGAGCGGATGTCGCTCGAGGACGTGTTCATCCGCTTCACCGGGCGCCGCTTGCGCGACGAGCCCGCGCGCAAGGGCGGCTTCTTCAGCTCGAGCTTCGGGATGCCGATGCCGCCGGGGCGCTGA
- the uvrA gene encoding excinuclease ABC subunit UvrA, with protein sequence MADRIVIKGAREHNLKNIDLEIPRDRLVVITGLSGSGKSSLAFDTIYAEGQRRYVESLSAYARQFLEQMEKPDVDSIEGLSPAISIEQKTTSRNPRSTVATITEIYDYLRLLFARVGHAFCPNCGREITQQSVQQIVDRIMAWPEGTRIHVLAPIVRDRKGEYRKELSDLRRAGFVRVKVDGAVRELGEEIALNKNQRHSIDVIVDRLAIRRGIEKRLSDSLEVAFKYGHDLLKIERLEGKDAGEVYFSQRFACVECGISYPEITPRMFSFNSPHGACPSCSGIGSIMYFDPELVVQNEDLSIADGAIAPWATMNYMQPVLEALAAHYEFSLDTPWKSIPAKVRRAILEGSGDEEIAFTYQRGEHRRGYERAFEGVLTWLDRRYKETDSESIREMLEAYMNMRPCPECGGARLKKESLYVRFNGKSIAEVSAMSVKQAVVFFAAPKLSRQEEEIARLILKEIRERLGFLADVGLDYLTLDRVSASLSGGEGQRIRLATQIGSSLVGVLYILDEPSIGLHQRDNQRLLSTLKRLRDLGNTVLVVEHDRDTMLDADHLIDMGPGAGVHGGYLVAQGTPEQVMRNPASLTGRYLKGELEIATPRRRRQLSGRSLTIKGARENNLRDLTVSFPLGVFICVTGVSGSGKSSLVLDTLYRALAQKLNRSRERAGAHKSIEGVEHLDKVIHVDQSPIGRTPRSNPATYTGLFTHIRELFAQLPEARMRGYGPGRFSFNVKGGRCEACQGDGIIRIEMHFLPDVYVTCEVCSGKRYNRDTLEIQYKGKSIAEVLNMTVLDAVEFMGSVPPIRQKLETLRDVGLDYIHLGQSATTLSGGEAQRIKLAKELARRATGRTLYILDEPTTGLHFDDIKRLLEVLGRLADAGNTIIVIEHNLDVIKTADYVIDLGPEGGDRGGQIVAKGTPEEIAAAANSSTGQFLRQVLGHRAAA encoded by the coding sequence CGACCTTGAGATCCCGCGCGATCGCCTGGTCGTCATCACCGGGCTTTCGGGTTCGGGCAAGTCCTCGCTCGCCTTCGACACGATCTACGCCGAAGGTCAGCGCCGCTATGTCGAGTCGCTCTCGGCCTACGCGCGCCAGTTCCTGGAGCAGATGGAGAAGCCGGACGTCGATTCGATCGAGGGCTTGTCGCCGGCAATCTCGATCGAGCAGAAGACGACCTCGCGCAATCCGCGCTCGACTGTCGCCACCATCACGGAAATTTACGACTATCTGCGGCTCCTGTTCGCGCGCGTCGGACATGCGTTCTGTCCCAACTGCGGGCGCGAAATCACCCAGCAGAGCGTCCAGCAGATCGTCGACCGCATCATGGCGTGGCCCGAGGGCACGCGCATCCACGTGCTCGCACCGATCGTGCGCGACCGCAAAGGCGAGTATCGCAAGGAGTTGAGCGATCTCCGGCGCGCCGGATTCGTGCGGGTCAAGGTCGACGGCGCGGTGCGCGAGCTGGGCGAGGAAATAGCGCTCAATAAGAACCAGCGCCATTCGATCGACGTCATCGTCGACCGCCTCGCGATCCGCCGCGGGATCGAAAAGCGGCTAAGCGATTCGCTCGAGGTCGCCTTCAAGTACGGCCACGACCTGCTCAAAATCGAGCGCCTCGAGGGCAAGGACGCGGGCGAGGTTTACTTCAGCCAGCGCTTCGCGTGCGTGGAGTGCGGAATCTCCTATCCCGAGATTACGCCGCGGATGTTTTCGTTCAACAGCCCGCACGGCGCCTGTCCGTCCTGCTCCGGCATCGGCTCGATCATGTATTTCGATCCCGAGCTGGTGGTGCAGAACGAAGACCTCAGCATCGCCGACGGCGCGATCGCGCCGTGGGCGACGATGAACTACATGCAGCCCGTGCTCGAGGCGCTGGCGGCGCACTACGAGTTCAGCCTCGACACGCCCTGGAAGAGCATCCCGGCCAAGGTGCGCCGGGCGATCCTCGAGGGCTCCGGCGACGAGGAGATCGCGTTTACCTACCAGCGCGGCGAACATCGCCGCGGCTATGAGCGCGCGTTCGAGGGCGTGCTGACCTGGCTCGACCGGCGCTACAAGGAGACCGACTCCGAAAGCATCCGCGAGATGCTCGAAGCGTACATGAACATGCGGCCGTGCCCGGAGTGCGGGGGCGCGCGGCTCAAGAAGGAAAGCCTCTACGTCCGCTTCAACGGCAAGTCGATCGCCGAAGTCTCGGCGATGTCAGTCAAGCAGGCGGTCGTTTTTTTCGCGGCGCCCAAACTGAGCCGCCAGGAAGAGGAGATCGCGCGGCTCATTCTCAAGGAGATCCGCGAGCGGCTCGGCTTCCTAGCCGACGTGGGACTCGACTACCTGACGCTCGACCGCGTTTCGGCAAGCCTCTCGGGCGGCGAAGGCCAGCGCATCCGCCTCGCCACGCAAATCGGCTCGAGCCTGGTCGGCGTGCTGTACATTCTCGACGAGCCGTCCATCGGACTGCATCAGCGCGACAATCAGCGGCTGCTTTCGACGCTCAAGCGCCTGCGCGACCTCGGCAACACCGTGCTCGTGGTCGAACACGACCGCGACACGATGCTCGACGCCGATCATCTGATCGACATGGGGCCCGGCGCCGGCGTGCACGGCGGCTACCTGGTCGCGCAGGGGACGCCCGAGCAGGTGATGCGCAATCCAGCCTCGCTGACCGGGCGCTACCTCAAGGGTGAACTGGAGATCGCGACGCCGCGACGCCGCCGCCAGCTTTCCGGGCGCTCGCTCACGATCAAGGGCGCGCGGGAGAACAACCTGCGCGATCTCACCGTGAGCTTTCCGCTCGGCGTGTTCATCTGCGTCACCGGCGTTTCCGGATCGGGCAAGTCGTCGCTGGTGCTGGACACGCTCTACCGCGCGCTCGCGCAGAAGCTCAATCGTTCGCGCGAGCGCGCCGGCGCGCACAAGAGCATCGAGGGCGTCGAGCACCTGGACAAGGTGATCCATGTCGACCAGAGCCCGATCGGGCGCACGCCGCGCTCCAACCCCGCGACCTACACCGGTCTCTTCACCCACATCCGCGAGCTTTTCGCGCAACTGCCCGAGGCGCGGATGCGCGGCTACGGACCGGGGCGGTTCTCGTTCAACGTCAAGGGCGGACGATGCGAGGCCTGCCAGGGCGACGGCATCATCCGGATCGAGATGCACTTTCTGCCCGACGTTTACGTGACCTGCGAAGTGTGCAGCGGCAAACGCTACAACCGCGACACGCTGGAGATCCAGTACAAAGGCAAGAGCATCGCCGAAGTGCTCAACATGACCGTGCTCGACGCGGTCGAGTTCATGGGCTCGGTGCCGCCGATCCGTCAGAAACTCGAGACCCTGCGCGACGTCGGGCTCGACTACATCCATCTCGGCCAGTCAGCGACCACGCTCTCGGGCGGCGAAGCGCAGCGCATCAAGCTCGCCAAGGAACTCGCGCGCCGCGCCACCGGGCGCACGCTCTATATCCTCGACGAGCCCACCACCGGCCTTCACTTCGACGACATCAAGCGTCTGCTCGAAGTGCTCGGACGGCTGGCCGACGCCGGCAACACCATCATCGTGATCGAGCACAACCTCGACGTGATCAAGACCGCGGACTATGTCATCGATCTCGGTCCCGAGGGCGGCGATCGCGGCGGCCAGATCGTCGCCAAGGGCACGCCGGAGGAAATCGCGGCGGCGGCGAATTCGTCCACGGGACAATTCCTGCGCCAGGTTCTGGGCCATCGCGCCGCCGCCTGA
- a CDS encoding ABC transporter permease — MRKTWSIMRRDLLKIGRNPLTIFTSVLLPIIYLLIFGNSFQGVLKHLPVVIVSQDNGPYAIRVMEQMQALAAGPRVITITYNSDAGAAIQDVRNGVYKAALIIPPDFSHDIAEGRIGELGLFTDNVDAISANTLTGVFSQATAAIRAGYVTAREPKLDQIVIRPSNLFTTVDYDRSLIPGVIVMALFMGSLTSGVFNWVMDRFMGITECYLVTPLSRWNLAAGVLGSSVLVTSVASVIVLAAGLLMTSGTITGGAPAAAMLVGVIVLGATGILAMTFVILARANNPRVVGASAGFLNVILFFPSGAIYPTESFPTWLRTFAHYNPETHAVSALKSILFKGANLAAISNDLAFLVVFTAAMLVIASMTVKRTL, encoded by the coding sequence ATGAGAAAGACCTGGTCGATAATGCGCCGCGACCTGCTCAAGATCGGACGCAACCCGCTTACCATCTTCACCAGCGTTCTGCTGCCGATCATCTACCTGCTCATCTTCGGCAACTCGTTTCAGGGCGTGCTCAAGCATCTGCCGGTCGTGATCGTCAGCCAGGACAACGGCCCCTATGCGATCCGCGTGATGGAGCAGATGCAGGCGCTGGCCGCCGGTCCCCGCGTCATCACCATCACCTACAACAGCGATGCGGGCGCGGCGATCCAGGACGTGCGCAACGGCGTTTACAAGGCCGCGCTTATCATCCCGCCCGATTTCAGCCACGACATCGCCGAGGGCCGCATCGGCGAGCTCGGACTGTTCACCGACAACGTTGACGCGATCAGCGCCAACACCCTGACTGGTGTGTTCAGCCAGGCGACCGCCGCGATCCGCGCCGGCTACGTCACGGCACGCGAACCCAAGCTCGACCAGATAGTGATCCGCCCGAGCAACCTTTTCACCACGGTCGATTATGACCGCTCGCTCATCCCAGGCGTAATCGTGATGGCGCTTTTCATGGGCTCGCTCACCTCGGGCGTGTTCAACTGGGTGATGGACCGCTTCATGGGGATCACCGAGTGCTACCTGGTGACACCGCTGTCGCGCTGGAACCTCGCCGCCGGCGTGCTCGGATCGAGCGTGCTGGTGACCAGCGTTGCCTCCGTGATCGTGCTCGCGGCGGGGCTGCTGATGACCAGCGGAACGATTACCGGCGGCGCGCCCGCCGCCGCGATGCTGGTGGGCGTGATCGTGCTTGGGGCGACCGGAATCCTCGCGATGACCTTCGTTATCCTGGCGCGCGCAAACAATCCTCGCGTGGTCGGCGCGTCGGCCGGCTTCCTCAACGTGATTCTGTTTTTTCCGAGCGGCGCGATTTATCCGACGGAGAGCTTTCCTACCTGGCTGCGGACCTTCGCGCACTATAATCCCGAAACTCACGCGGTGAGCGCGCTCAAATCGATCCTGTTCAAGGGCGCGAACCTCGCCGCCATCTCCAACGACCTGGCGTTCCTGGTGGTGTTTACCGCCGCGATGCTGGTGATCGCGAGCATGACCGTGAAGCGCACGCTCTAA
- a CDS encoding efflux RND transporter periplasmic adaptor subunit: protein MKRIIRRLVKLAILALVLGGGYYLGGRYLWPAPDTHTIQTVGIIEAPEVNITSRIAGRIVQLDLLEGDTVERGQVVCRTEDIDIKNQLAKARGDLANAAAALRNAEITMARNDKLFAEHVISAKDRDDSRMALDSDRGAVTAAQANVQFYTDQLNDTVIRAPISGTVVSKNLEIGEWVTPGTPILTVDDLSTIWARVDMEETDLGAIRIGSPAQVTLPTRPPLVFSGQVMAIAQEGQFATETDVRRGRQDIRTFYVKVRVLQATGQVKPGMTAEVAFALNNGIAVSSNTGARTN from the coding sequence ATGAAGCGCATCATCCGCAGACTGGTCAAGCTCGCAATCCTGGCGCTGGTTCTCGGCGGCGGCTACTACCTCGGCGGCCGGTATCTCTGGCCCGCGCCCGATACGCACACAATTCAGACCGTCGGCATAATTGAAGCGCCGGAGGTCAACATCACCAGCCGCATCGCCGGCCGCATCGTTCAGCTTGACCTGCTCGAGGGCGACACGGTCGAGCGCGGTCAGGTCGTGTGCCGCACCGAAGATATCGACATTAAAAACCAACTGGCCAAGGCGCGCGGCGACCTCGCCAACGCCGCCGCCGCGCTGCGCAACGCCGAGATCACGATGGCGCGCAACGACAAGCTTTTTGCGGAGCACGTGATCTCCGCCAAGGACCGCGACGACTCGCGCATGGCGCTCGACAGCGACCGCGGCGCAGTTACGGCCGCGCAGGCCAACGTGCAGTTCTATACCGACCAGTTGAACGACACGGTCATCCGCGCTCCGATTTCCGGCACGGTGGTGAGCAAGAACCTCGAAATCGGCGAATGGGTCACGCCCGGCACGCCCATCCTGACCGTGGACGATCTCTCGACCATCTGGGCGCGCGTGGACATGGAGGAAACCGACCTCGGCGCAATCCGCATCGGCAGCCCGGCGCAGGTGACGTTGCCGACCCGTCCTCCGCTGGTATTTTCGGGACAGGTGATGGCGATCGCTCAGGAAGGACAATTCGCGACCGAGACCGACGTGCGCCGCGGCCGCCAGGACATCCGCACCTTCTACGTCAAGGTGCGAGTGCTGCAGGCGACCGGCCAGGTGAAGCCGGGGATGACCGCCGAGGTCGCGTTTGCGCTCAACAATGGAATCGCAGTCAGCAGCAATACAGGCGCGCGAACTAACTAA
- a CDS encoding DUF169 domain-containing protein — protein sequence MESKRPQAPGFPEPEAYDWNQIVDDLNRLLRLRTTPIGMKLFPTVEEMERIPKLRRPKSIHTTDQIVAQAARLGWTVGITAKDLVGAQCAVVIGLQSADEDWLSGKRMAGVWYSTVEDSSAHQHAMDVVPHGRYAAMAVSPVTSGRLSPPDVCLIYGTPGQMIIFINGLQWAGYKKFEWGCVGESACADSWGRALKTGEPSLSIPCFAERRYGGVLDDELLMAIPPRYLPRTIEGMKRLAGNGLRYPIPQYGIQSDARAGLGVSYSSKD from the coding sequence ATGGAAAGCAAACGTCCGCAGGCGCCAGGTTTCCCCGAGCCCGAAGCGTATGACTGGAACCAGATCGTCGACGATCTGAACCGGCTGCTGCGGCTGCGCACCACGCCGATCGGGATGAAACTGTTCCCCACGGTCGAGGAGATGGAGCGGATTCCCAAGCTGCGCCGGCCGAAATCGATCCATACGACCGACCAGATCGTCGCCCAGGCCGCGCGTCTCGGATGGACCGTCGGCATCACCGCCAAGGACCTGGTCGGCGCGCAGTGCGCAGTGGTGATCGGATTGCAGTCCGCTGACGAAGACTGGCTTTCGGGCAAACGGATGGCTGGCGTGTGGTACTCGACCGTCGAGGACTCTTCGGCCCATCAGCACGCGATGGACGTCGTGCCGCACGGCCGCTACGCAGCGATGGCGGTCTCGCCGGTGACCTCCGGACGGCTCAGCCCGCCCGACGTCTGCCTCATCTACGGCACCCCGGGCCAGATGATCATCTTCATCAACGGCCTGCAGTGGGCGGGCTACAAGAAATTCGAGTGGGGATGCGTCGGCGAGTCGGCGTGCGCGGATTCGTGGGGGCGCGCGCTCAAGACCGGAGAGCCGAGCCTCTCGATCCCGTGCTTCGCCGAGCGCCGCTACGGCGGCGTGCTCGACGACGAACTGCTGATGGCGATTCCGCCGCGCTACCTGCCGCGGACGATCGAAGGGATGAAACGGCTCGCCGGCAATGGCCTGCGCTATCCGATTCCGCAGTACGGGATCCAGTCGGACGCGCGCGCCGGGCTCGGCGTGAGCTACAGCTCCAAGGACTGA
- a CDS encoding PadR family transcriptional regulator: MESNLTKPRVAARPRPSADRHPYSRWVAPPEVGWPKRPPRIDIKFPILGFLMESEMTGYDIKRRFRDPIGFFYRASDGSLYPALKKLARDAMVTMRTERQGRRARKVYAITPKGREHFLRTLREPAQPIFVYDEAQVKIYFAHHDPEAALHHVERERRFASAWRSFLERLLEEMKTHGASPFRTSMVEIGHGIAALKADLFAKLMLRLERDLRGGSRARIGSRSGLKTGGTFRDARKSVAARTKNDART, translated from the coding sequence ATGGAATCAAACCTCACGAAACCGCGAGTCGCGGCTCGACCGAGGCCTTCGGCCGATAGGCATCCGTACTCGCGCTGGGTCGCGCCGCCCGAAGTCGGCTGGCCCAAAAGGCCGCCGCGCATCGACATAAAGTTCCCCATCCTGGGCTTCCTGATGGAGTCCGAGATGACCGGCTACGACATCAAACGCAGGTTCCGCGATCCGATCGGCTTCTTCTACCGCGCCAGCGACGGCTCGCTCTATCCGGCGCTCAAGAAGCTCGCCCGCGACGCGATGGTCACGATGCGGACCGAGCGCCAAGGCCGGCGCGCGCGCAAGGTTTACGCGATCACACCCAAGGGGCGCGAGCATTTCCTGCGCACCCTGCGCGAGCCGGCGCAGCCGATCTTCGTTTACGACGAAGCGCAGGTGAAAATCTATTTCGCCCATCACGATCCCGAAGCCGCGCTCCATCATGTCGAGCGCGAGCGGCGCTTCGCGAGCGCGTGGCGGTCCTTTCTCGAACGGCTGCTGGAGGAGATGAAGACCCATGGCGCGAGTCCGTTTCGCACGAGCATGGTCGAAATCGGCCATGGGATCGCCGCGCTCAAGGCCGACCTGTTCGCGAAACTGATGCTCCGGCTGGAGCGCGATCTCCGCGGCGGCTCACGCGCCCGGATCGGGTCGCGCAGCGGCCTCAAAACGGGCGGAACTTTCCGCGATGCGCGCAAATCGGTCGCGGCGCGCACCAAAAATGACGCACGCACATGA